One Echinicola strongylocentroti DNA window includes the following coding sequences:
- a CDS encoding NAD(P)H-hydrate dehydratase: protein MLEIISGSSVKKLDADFIADRGISSHRLMENAAQAFCGWFEKKYHRNDKVGIFCGHGNNGGDGLAIGRLLWRKGYDIIVFLVGDFDRASADCRLNRELLPDKLPAITMNDEDIKHMEFDLNVVIDAVLGIGVNRPLEGNILHMITKLNGLSEVSKVAVDIPTGLPSDECLKGEAFRADVTVSFQFPKFSLMFPEHAAFVGKLHVVNIGIDRNFLSQFSENKFYLQKKDVVDRHISFSRFSHKGDFGRVLLAGGSYGSMGAIKMSAEAALRTGSGLAACLVPQCGVNIIQIALPEAQVLSAESENNLGKSYPQDSLKRFDAIGVGPGMGTNSDAVSFLKDFFTRYHGPKVIDADAINILAKEKELLNELDENCVLTPHLKEFERLVGACTNHKERLSKSMVFSKKYRCIVVLKGAHTCISFPDGRQFFNSTGNKHMATGGAGDVLTGMITSFLGQGYSVENATLCGVYQHGLAGEIASVYKKRGTIATDIVRAIPKSYLVLKID, encoded by the coding sequence ATGCTAGAAATAATCTCCGGATCGTCAGTCAAAAAGCTCGATGCAGATTTTATTGCGGATAGGGGGATTTCCTCTCACCGTCTAATGGAAAATGCCGCACAGGCATTTTGTGGATGGTTTGAAAAGAAGTATCATCGAAATGACAAGGTGGGGATTTTTTGTGGTCATGGTAATAATGGAGGTGATGGATTGGCAATTGGTAGGTTGCTGTGGAGAAAAGGTTACGATATCATCGTTTTTTTGGTTGGTGACTTTGATCGTGCTTCAGCAGACTGTAGGCTAAACCGAGAGCTATTGCCTGATAAATTGCCCGCTATTACCATGAATGATGAGGATATTAAGCACATGGAGTTTGATCTTAATGTTGTGATCGATGCCGTGTTGGGGATAGGTGTAAACAGACCCTTGGAAGGAAATATTCTTCATATGATCACCAAGCTCAATGGGCTTTCTGAAGTAAGTAAGGTTGCCGTGGATATTCCTACTGGATTACCTTCCGATGAATGCCTGAAAGGTGAGGCTTTTCGGGCAGATGTTACGGTAAGTTTTCAGTTTCCAAAGTTTTCCCTCATGTTTCCAGAGCATGCTGCTTTCGTAGGTAAATTACATGTGGTGAATATAGGCATTGACCGTAATTTTTTAAGTCAGTTTTCAGAAAACAAATTCTATTTGCAAAAGAAGGATGTTGTAGATAGGCATATTAGTTTTAGTAGGTTTTCGCATAAAGGAGATTTTGGAAGGGTGCTGTTAGCTGGAGGAAGTTACGGGTCAATGGGTGCAATCAAAATGTCAGCTGAGGCGGCTTTACGTACAGGGAGTGGTTTGGCTGCCTGTTTAGTTCCTCAATGTGGAGTGAATATCATTCAAATTGCCTTGCCGGAAGCACAAGTTCTTTCTGCTGAATCAGAAAATAACCTGGGTAAGTCTTATCCACAGGATTCACTAAAACGGTTTGATGCAATAGGGGTAGGCCCTGGTATGGGAACCAATTCGGATGCGGTATCATTTTTAAAAGATTTTTTTACCCGGTATCACGGACCAAAGGTGATTGATGCGGACGCCATCAACATATTGGCCAAGGAAAAAGAGCTGTTGAATGAATTGGACGAGAATTGTGTTTTAACACCACATTTAAAAGAATTTGAACGATTGGTAGGGGCTTGCACCAATCATAAGGAGCGTTTGTCCAAATCGATGGTTTTTTCTAAAAAATACCGCTGTATAGTCGTTCTTAAAGGTGCTCATACGTGCATTTCTTTTCCAGATGGCAGGCAATTTTTCAACTCTACAGGAAACAAACATATGGCAACAGGTGGGGCGGGGGATGTTCTTACTGGGATGATCACTTCTTTTTTGGGGCAAGGGTATTCTGTAGAGAACGCCACTTTGTGTGGAGTCTACCAGCACGGCCTGGCTGGAGAAATCGCTTCAGTTTACAAAAAAAGAGGGACGATTGCCACTGACATTGTCAGAGCTATTCCTAAAAGTTACTTGGTACTTAAGATTGACTGA
- a CDS encoding MFS transporter yields the protein MVPNKKKVQFAWAMYDWANSVYSLVITSTIFPVYFNNATSSQEMGDVVTFFGVEIVNTVLYSWSISFSFLVIAFLSPLLSGMADSGGRKLLFMKIFAILGASSCMGLFFFDGSNLELGIIFSVLASVGYAGSIVFYNAFLPEISTFEEYDILSARGFALGYIGSVILLVINLVMIQQPSWFMLEDGSSAARWSFLITGIWWLGFASIPFKYLPKHTKSNLTEQSLFWSGYKGIRKVFGLVSKRTELKQFLLAFLFYSMGVQTVMYMAASFGDKELNLAGDKLIVTILIIQVVAIAGSYLFGWLAKTRGNKLSLMSMVFIWVGICLSAYFVTTEVEFYGLAFVVGLVMGGIQAISRSSYSKLIPEGSQDNASYFSFYDVTEKIAIVFGTFSYGFIEKYTGSMRDSSLVLGIFFIIGMLFLFRVTFPEYKLVKA from the coding sequence ATGGTACCAAATAAAAAGAAGGTCCAATTTGCATGGGCGATGTATGATTGGGCAAACTCTGTATATAGCTTGGTCATTACTTCAACTATCTTTCCGGTTTATTTTAATAATGCCACTTCTTCGCAAGAAATGGGAGATGTAGTTACATTTTTTGGAGTTGAGATAGTGAATACGGTACTGTATTCATGGTCCATTTCTTTTTCGTTTTTGGTTATAGCTTTTTTGTCTCCGCTTCTGTCGGGTATGGCTGATTCGGGCGGTAGGAAGTTATTGTTTATGAAAATATTTGCCATTTTAGGGGCGTCATCATGCATGGGGTTATTTTTTTTCGATGGAAGCAACTTAGAGCTTGGTATTATTTTTAGTGTTTTGGCAAGTGTTGGCTATGCAGGAAGTATTGTTTTTTACAATGCCTTCCTTCCGGAGATCAGTACTTTTGAAGAGTATGATATTTTGAGTGCCCGTGGTTTTGCGCTTGGGTATATAGGGAGTGTTATTCTTCTGGTCATTAATTTAGTGATGATTCAGCAACCTTCATGGTTTATGTTAGAAGATGGGAGTTCTGCTGCCAGGTGGTCATTTTTGATCACCGGTATTTGGTGGCTAGGTTTTGCATCGATTCCATTTAAGTACTTGCCTAAGCATACCAAAAGTAATCTTACGGAACAGTCACTTTTTTGGTCTGGATATAAGGGGATTCGTAAAGTTTTTGGGCTTGTATCCAAACGGACAGAACTTAAGCAGTTCTTGTTGGCTTTTCTTTTTTATAGTATGGGAGTACAAACGGTCATGTATATGGCTGCTTCTTTTGGAGATAAAGAGTTGAATTTGGCAGGAGATAAGTTGATTGTAACTATCTTGATCATCCAGGTAGTGGCGATAGCGGGAAGTTATTTGTTTGGTTGGTTAGCTAAGACCAGGGGGAATAAACTTTCCTTGATGAGTATGGTTTTTATTTGGGTAGGGATTTGCCTATCAGCCTATTTTGTGACTACCGAAGTTGAATTTTATGGCCTGGCATTTGTAGTGGGTTTGGTGATGGGAGGTATTCAGGCTATTTCCAGGTCATCTTATTCCAAATTAATACCAGAAGGAAGTCAGGATAATGCCTCATATTTTAGTTTTTATGATGTTACTGAAAAGATAGCTATTGTGTTTGGAACATTTTCGTATGGTTTTATTGAGAAATATACCGGAAGTATGAGGGATAGCTCGCTAGTTCTTGGTATTTTTTTTATTATTGGTATGTTGTTCCTGTTTAGGGTGACCTTTCCCGAATATAAATTAGTGAAAGCTTAA
- a CDS encoding ExbD/TolR family protein — MAKFKKKTKTEENIPTSALPDIIFMLLFFFMVTTVLREQELLVEQKLPQASQLQKLEKKSLISYLFIGKPKNPSVYGTEPRIQANDALITTNDIVLWVNQEKDKLSEAERDQIYVSLKADRDVKMGPIGDIQSELREADARKILYASVGKVDQ, encoded by the coding sequence ATGGCAAAGTTTAAGAAAAAAACCAAGACCGAAGAAAATATCCCGACTTCTGCATTGCCAGATATCATCTTTATGCTCTTATTCTTCTTCATGGTAACGACCGTTTTGAGAGAGCAAGAGCTTTTAGTAGAGCAAAAGTTGCCACAGGCATCGCAGCTTCAGAAGCTTGAGAAAAAATCGTTGATTTCTTATTTGTTTATAGGAAAACCCAAAAATCCCAGTGTCTATGGTACAGAGCCTAGGATACAAGCTAATGATGCATTGATCACTACCAATGATATTGTCCTTTGGGTAAACCAAGAAAAGGATAAATTATCAGAAGCTGAGAGAGATCAAATTTATGTATCTTTAAAAGCTGATAGGGACGTGAAAATGGGACCTATAGGTGATATTCAGTCAGAACTGAGAGAAGCTGATGCCAGGAAAATCCTGTATGCTTCTGTAGGGAAAGTTGATCAATAA
- a CDS encoding ExbD/TolR family protein produces MPRKKSRMSQEVNAGSMADIAFLLLIFFLVTTTIASDKGITNVLPPKLDPNQPPPEVDKNERNIFKILINSNDQLLVEDDFRDNSDGLDQEVKEFVMNFGEPDQENIDLFNSLPPVLKGQANRDPESSDHPNEAVVSIKTNRGTSYDLYLEVLDKVKKAYYEIYAERVGLTADEYRALSSRTAAEKELMDRGKENIPMAISIAEPDKGGE; encoded by the coding sequence ATGCCAAGAAAGAAAAGCCGAATGAGTCAGGAGGTAAATGCAGGATCCATGGCGGATATCGCCTTCTTGCTACTTATCTTCTTTCTTGTAACTACGACAATTGCTTCTGACAAAGGTATTACCAACGTACTACCGCCAAAGCTTGATCCTAATCAACCACCACCAGAAGTTGATAAAAATGAGCGAAATATCTTTAAGATATTGATCAACTCAAATGACCAACTCTTGGTAGAGGATGATTTCAGGGACAACTCAGATGGTCTGGATCAGGAAGTCAAAGAATTTGTGATGAACTTCGGTGAGCCGGATCAGGAGAATATTGATTTGTTCAATAGCTTGCCACCCGTTCTTAAAGGGCAGGCAAATAGAGATCCTGAATCTTCCGACCATCCAAATGAGGCAGTAGTGTCCATTAAGACAAATCGTGGTACAAGTTATGACCTCTACTTGGAGGTACTTGACAAAGTGAAGAAAGCGTATTATGAAATCTATGCCGAAAGAGTAGGCCTTACAGCAGATGAATACAGGGCACTGTCCAGTAGAACTGCTGCTGAAAAAGAGCTTATGGATAGAGGTAAGGAAAATATTCCTATGGCGATTTCAATTGCAGAACCAGATAAAGGAGGAGAATAA
- a CDS encoding MotA/TolQ/ExbB proton channel family protein, protein MKKLIALFMLTGMLISPVITKAQDASEEASAGDTTEMMEEAAAPAPDPAPVVTDDEVVVEEQPFHQIIKDKFIEGDPTFMTPVLICLILGLAVALERIITLNLATTNTKKLLAKVEDALDQGGIEAAKDVTKSTKGPVASIFTQGLMRYSEGIEMVEKSIIAYGSVEMGRLEKGLVWISLFISLAPMLGFMGTVIGMIGAFDSIEAAGDISPSLVAGGIKIALLTTVAGLIVAIILQLFYNYCVAKIDSLVNDMEDASITLVDILVKHKLTK, encoded by the coding sequence ATGAAAAAGTTAATCGCTTTGTTCATGCTTACCGGAATGCTTATTTCTCCGGTTATTACAAAAGCACAAGACGCCTCAGAAGAAGCTTCTGCAGGAGACACTACTGAAATGATGGAGGAAGCAGCAGCTCCGGCTCCTGACCCTGCTCCTGTAGTTACAGATGATGAAGTTGTAGTTGAAGAACAGCCATTTCACCAAATAATCAAAGACAAGTTCATCGAAGGTGATCCTACTTTCATGACTCCTGTATTGATCTGTTTGATTTTGGGTCTTGCAGTAGCATTGGAAAGAATCATTACCCTGAACCTTGCTACTACCAACACTAAAAAGCTTCTTGCTAAAGTAGAAGATGCACTTGATCAAGGTGGTATCGAAGCTGCTAAGGACGTGACTAAGAGCACAAAAGGTCCAGTAGCCTCCATCTTTACCCAAGGCTTGATGAGATACTCAGAAGGTATCGAAATGGTAGAGAAATCAATCATTGCCTATGGTTCTGTTGAAATGGGCCGTTTGGAAAAAGGATTGGTATGGATCTCCCTATTTATCTCCCTTGCACCAATGCTTGGTTTCATGGGTACGGTAATTGGTATGATCGGTGCATTTGACTCTATTGAGGCAGCCGGTGATATCTCCCCATCCCTTGTAGCAGGTGGTATTAAAATCGCCCTTTTGACCACTGTTGCTGGTTTGATCGTTGCGATTATCCTTCAGCTTTTCTATAACTATTGTGTAGCGAAGATCGATTCTTTGGTAAACGATATGGAGGATGCTTCCATTACTTTGGTTGATATCCTTGTGAAGCACAAGCTGACTAAGTAA